In Palaemon carinicauda isolate YSFRI2023 chromosome 28, ASM3689809v2, whole genome shotgun sequence, the sequence cagcttttcttgttttaaagtgtctgaatagcattcccctttttgccttacatttagccaacagtgttgctatttggtcgttgcataacatattactgtttaacattacaccaaggtctttaactgcttctttgtttgtgattgtgtcgttattaggtccctagtatgtatataccattccttctctgtttccaaaaTTTATGTATTCGAATACATCggaattaaataccatcctatttatctcagcccattcatatattttgtttagatctctttgtaatgagttcctatcttcatcacaagtaatttctccacttattcttgtgtcatcggcgaaacttctcattaccgagtctttaacattacagtctatttctgaaatcataataacaaacagcagtgcagctaatactataccctgtggcacgccagatattacctgatcttcatctgatttctcgtcatttgcaaccactatctgttttctgttttgcagaagtTCTTTTATCTagtttcctatctttcccacaatattatgctttctcattttttttctctaatatattatggtctaccttgtcaaaggcttttgccaaatctagatagaccacatctctgtctttttcatttatcatatttttgtacaagctttcatagtgtgctatcagtttggtttgtgtactttttccgggaacAAAACTGttttgacctacattaaacaaattatttttaaccaaatgattcattattgtCTTTcatattaccctttcatacactttcataacatGTGATGTtacactaacaggtctataattgcttacctctagtcttgatccacttttgaaaatagggttatatatgctaatttatgcttaacatatatctcgctcatttctacagtttgtcttagcagtattgcaggcGGCTTTgagatagtgtgtgcagtttttttttttttttttttttttaaatcactggaactccatctggcacggccgctgatccatttttaatttcgtttatagcctgtacaatatctgcttcattaaaatctatatccaatatattttaaatattttcttctctaatttctgtttcattattctcattcgcaaattTTTGCGTGAATTCACTGatatttttctactaatatgttgcatatttccttttttttattcgttaaccatccttcaattcacAGGGGGCCTATTTCTaacctccctttattcatcttttttgcataggagtaaagtactttcgggtttttcttgatattttgaagtgccctttcttctaagtccttttttccATTCGGTTTCGATTGCATAATCTATTGTTctccattttctatcttactttttatttccaccattttccatacatttttttttacaagatttttcttctgctttctaattttctgaaataagatccttctgtctcttggtatgcatgtctgatggtaatttttttattttttggtacatattttccaacaattttctctagtattttgaacagtatatctatatttacctgtatattatcacttacgaatacatttttccaatctttgtttaattcctcatttatttctgaccattttatattcttactataaaaattatattttccatatccttcccatcattttgtgctttgtttatctctgcattcacttgctttggaatgaactattaattatatgacattgtgatctgaaattcctgtgttatacactattatttctttaacataattcacctcattcataaatactaaatctaggacattggcCTTTCTTGTTGGAGTGTGGtttatttgtttcatattatgttctagtagcatattttgaagcttttccaattacctcttatcttctgcgctactatttctctcttttttatatgtatatatacaaccactttcttctatcagttctttccaatccatgaaaggaaagttaaaatctccggataggagtatattctagtcttcatggtttctacatatatcatctattttttcttttattttgtcaaACTCCttggtatttgggggtctgtaaactacaatattcactaatttttcatattcaattctactgcaatcaattcacattctgtattactttatttttcacagacttttccttgattaatgtctcttccatatattgcggttttcccttgattcctatttgttctgtcttatCGATATGTTTGGAagccctttatctggtcatcactgccagtcttttgggaataccatgtttcacttatatctaatatatctattttttcaatttgggttagtttttctaagaactctattttcctttttgagTTACTCacaactaaaccctgtgcattcatcactatgatggtttgtgtttcatccccattatctaatattggtgatattatggattctcccatgtttccttcctgttctgatatgatgttcttttcttcatttctaggaattctgccattaaaaaatccaacttttctattatatttgcccttggtttcttcttttgtttcatttttgctttcacttttcttgtctgtttgcttttgaattttctgactttcagttattgttgcaggatgcatatttcgaaaATTTTTATTGAATTGCTATCCTTTTCCCTTTTTCAGGGTTTTACAtaattttggatggagatctctgccttCGTCTCCATAGCCGTCTAAATATGCCCATTTAccatatttttcataattgtggcatatctttggatgcttatagtagcatctttcgccaaatctgcaattccctattttcagtaaattgcagactatatctctcttttctttttttctttttcctgctcgctcttccctaaaagtaaataggtctgggtagagtctcttaggTCTATTACTTGTTTCCATCGGATTatctatttcttcgtaagtatgttgctgaatggcatcatatgttgtatcaatgctttcctctgcatccttacacatatcctgttaatttttctcttcttcttcttcttcttcttcttcttcttcttcttcttcttcttcttcttcttcttcttcttcaactatttgcagattcagtctcgacttaattttattttctatccagactaagcatgttgagcagaatacctttgtgtctttattatttatttttcgttgTACTTCAGAGCATGTatggtgtgttggtacatgacatgcatcgcatttcctaatcagttgATGCGGACTAACAATGCTGTACCGCattttacatgtattgcaccattttggcattctttttcccaatacaTCAATCATCATATTCACCATATTGTATTTCTTATTGTCCTTTGATGGAATGGGCTGATTGatgtaaattttctttataagtctcttcgtCACCTGGATCttatttggaatttcttctattattttgatgatgttttccgcagacttgctccagcttgttggatcatattgtttcaatatgtttgagactatttttctgtcacactggttAGAGCTATTAGCGACCTCCGTTATCAGGAGGTCTAGTTCTTGTTGAGCTaaatcatggaatttacttttgctgattgcagcaatattcCTCCATGTCTTGCCTGTGTTATAgtctgccatcttgttcagatttttagtaattcgcAAGATAACTaacctatgccgacgttttatcctacttttctgacctcaaactaatcaccgactattcacgaaaacttgtagctatattgctctagatagccttttgttatccgcgttaaatcagctgATTCCTCAGATCACACATACAGTAAcactcgtaagagagagagagagagagagagagagagagagagagagagagagagagagagagagagagagaggggggggggaatttttagAAATGGCCTACAATTAGCATGGTCATTGTCAAATTAAATACATTCATATAGTTGTCAATTGTTGATAAATGTAATCACACATTTGATTTAGGTTAATATTACAGTTTTGAATATAGAAAATTAGATATATTGAATACAAAACTATCAGGATAAATCATCAATAGTTTTAGCCTAAtgatgcattatgtatatatttttttccacaatTTTAATATCGCTCTATACAATTCAAAAATAATGAACTGGATATAGTTATCTGCCTCAACTGGAAAATGTTCTTAATGGCTTTAACGTATTTGGTATAGGAATATTCACCTTTACTTTCTTTTGTGAGCTTTTAATTAAAGAAACAGTGAATTCTTCATTTACTTTGTGTTACAACATTATTTCATGAAGATATATAAACTTATTTGACATTATAGATAATTTCTAATTCAGTTGCCGGATTTTTCTTGTCATAATATTTCCATGCAAATCCATATAGGTTATATCAACAGCAATCGTAAGAAAGACGTCAAAAAATATCTGGATAAGAATTTGAACATACAAAAGGCACAAACTTTTGGATATAGAATGCAAGCAGAAAGGCAGAAGGATCAAAACTCATTAAGACTTTCCTGATCATTTCTCAAAAAGCAAAGAAAATAGGTAGCAAATGGCCAGCATTTTTTCTAGTGGATAAGAGTAGAATAATGTGATGATGAACGCCAAACATTATAAGATCGAAGTAATTTTATTCTATCTGAAGTAaaattgctttgaaaaaaaaaaatggtttgaaacTTCCGATGGGTTTTGAATACACATAATGTATGTTCATCTTTACTTCTCACCCTATGGTAAAGTATGATGGAGACTAGAGTTTTAAGGAAGGGTGCACATTGATCCTTAAGGCAAGGTAACAAGATAAAAATTAACCGTGTCATGTTAGCAGATATCACAAAATTTTTAATCATGCTGTTACTTTCGTCTTTAAGCTTTGAATTACCAGCAATTATTCAATATTGAATGAATACCTTAAGTAAATGACTTAAAATAAGGCATTGGAATTAAAGGAAATCGATGCTCTCAACATTTGAATAATAATGTAAACTTGTTGTATTAGAATACTTTAAAAATGCTAGTACAATTTGTCGATAAAAGATTGATAGCTTCATAATCCATTGGAATCTTTAAAAGCCAAATACTTACGTTTCCTATAGCTGAGTTGTTAGGTTTAAAAAAAATTCCAGTTAATAAAGATATATAAGGCgtcacatcatatatatatttaccaattttCATCGATTGTTAATAATGGTCTAGGAGAAGTCGTGTGAATACAGACAGACGAAAGCATATTCTGGCATATTTGGAAGCGTTAAAGAACATCACCGAAGTCTCTTTCATTATTGTAAAAGACATTCTTAAGTATTAGTATCTTTAGTAACATTTGAACTGAAAATTCTGCTTATTCAAGTGTAGCTCAGGGAGGTGATGAGATGCTACTATAACAAGGCAATATTCCAAATAGAAGAACAGAGAAATGTTCTTTATGTTAAAGTTTACGTAAACAAAGGTTAACAACGAAAGAAAGAAAATCAAGGATTGCGGAATTTATTATAAGATTAATAGGTGTTCCAGGGCAATGTGTGTCTTCAAATTCCATCGTAAAATACAAATCCGGTTTCGACAAGGTTTCTTTATATAACTATAAAGTATGTCTTGCACGCTACGTTCCTATTAGATTCATGGGACCTGCCGAACCCATCGTCCTGTCTGAGGATGAAGAACTAGCTGAGAATGACATTAATGATACTGTTTCTGAGTATGAAGACGCTGATAATTCTGGATCCGAGCTAGAGTGGAGCGATGACTCTGAAAGTTAAGATGGCCAGTAACTTGTGATGTTCTGGAGATATTAGTAGGTTAATTTGAACTTATCCCTCAATATATGTTGTAACATTAGAATCCTAGGATGTGCTTTGCAAACCTCACAAAACTACAAAGCATTTGTTGAAAgttctatatattatgtataagaattttcatatgCTAGTGTTTTGTTTGGTACAATTTATGTTATCCAACCAaagttctttctttctttttttaccttttgtttagtagcattttgttttatttatataaattttcccaCAGCTAAGGGTGTGTGGGTCAACTTTTTGGCATCGTGAAGCCTTAGCATCCAGAATTTTGCCTGCTGAGATGATGGATGTCTTGAATGTGGCTATCAATGTAGTCAACTTCATCAAAGCTGGAGCCTTAAACAGCCGTCTCTTCAAACTCCTGTGTAAGGATATGGAATCCGAACAGGGAGCCTTGCCTTTTCACACGAAAGTACGATGGCTATTAAAAGGGAAAATGCTTAGACGGCTTTATGAGCTACGAGAAAAAGTAGCAATATTTCTAGATTTCCAATCTGAAGGCTTTCAGATAACTCTAGCTTACCTGGTCGATATTTTTGAAGCATTGAATCCTGCGAACCTCAAACTACAAGTGAAAAGCATCAACATCATCAGGCACCATGACACCATTGGAGCCTTCATGGCCAAACTCTACCTCTGGAAATGTCGGGTTCAGCAGGGAAATGCAGCCAGTTTTAGGAATTTGGATTCTACTCTTGCTGACAGTAACCTCGACTCTGAGTTAAAGCAACAAATAATCACTCATCTAAGTGACTTGAAAGCAGAATTCATCAGATACTTCATCAGGAACCCATTATAATGTGAAGTAGCTGATGTTGCTGATGAAGCCCAAGAAGAGTTCCTAGAGTTGAAGTTCAACTCCACAGCTAAAGAAGACTTCAAAGCTGTGAATTTAGAGACGTTCTGGGTCAAATGCCTTCCTGTTTACCCTTTGATTTCACATCAGGCTTTTCAGATTCTAACAATGTTTGGATCCACATATCTATGTGAAACTTCATTTTCCACGCTCGTTGCTATCAAAACCAAGTACAGGAACCGCCTGAACGTTGAAGGAGACTTACGTTGTACACTCTCAAGCATTCAACCCCGTATACAAGATCTGGTAGCTAAGAAGCAATGTCAAATATCTCACTAACCATGTTTTCAAGATCTGGTAGCTTAGCATTAGAGCAGTGTCAAATATCTCACTAACCATGTAGTCAAAATCTGGTAGTTTAACCTTAGAGCAGTGTCAAATATTTCACTAACCAAGTTCAAGATCTGGTAGCTTAGAGCAGTGTCAAATATCTCACAAATGTAATTCATTCTTAGTAAATGGACaggaaagccatttttttttttcattttcttttcaaatatggGAGTAAATTTTGTCTATAGATGCAAGGGAGGCGTGGAGGGAAAGAGCAGTTCCTAGAGGGAGCGCGGTagtaaaaaggttaagaaccactgtccTAGAATAAACACTACTAtcatttttgaagaattcggtgctctcatcaagatgattatcatagaaaaaaacgaattagttatccgTGGAGACTTGAATTTTTGGATGGATGGCACATCAAATCCGGATGCTTCGACATTTAGTGAATTATTAGGATCATATCGACTAGTTAATAATGTTGATTGTATAATTaatttaactgggcatacgttggacttagttcTAAGTGTTGacatgaataaaattgtatctgatataaaagttgaagagaatgcactatctccccagtacacaaacttattacgtatagtctacctctacagaaacatgcattagtaaagaaaataaactttagacataaataaaatttttctcctaccgtattcattgaagaagttacaaagaaaataaattatgctatcaacattccctgtgatcatgatgaccgacgtctgttgggagctaagtgtgttaactgtattatgaccacttataataaagtgagtaaaagtgaatatgatactatGCACCCACCGATGGAAAGGactaactgtaaaagaccaatctccttggatTGATGGAGATACTGgtgaaaagagggaaaaagacttaaagaaagaaagtggaataggttaaaaactgaaagtacttgtgtagaatataaaacttctgcgtgtcaatataactacctactaagaaggaaaaacagtgaatactataagagaaagatcttcgAAGAACCAACAGACatagataagttatatcgtctcctaaatggtataatggaaaatgtaaaagaaaagaagctacatgatggatacagtgaccaggaactagcaaataattttctagtattctttgaaaacagaattgaaaatataaccaggtcatttttaaatactcaacatcagattaatgatacaccaggcgcacaaacaaaattaatacgatttaacaacataacacgagatgacatcaccagaattatcaggagagcaaagaaaacaaaatgcgcgatcgatcctatgccagtatctgaagtaattggagagagaaacttttctaggctggccgaaataataatgagaatagcagatgCAAGGCTCGattaatgtaagtttcctaaatctgagaaaatggctatagttacaccaGTTCTGAGAAATGCactggattaccaggaattaagctcatatatgTAATTCTTGAGCaattagtcagtcacttagaagtaaaagAAGCTtggcctgacaaccaatctgcttacagaaaactatactccacggagacagccatctgctctgttgtaaatgtggcattttaatattgcttgatctcagtgctacttttgatacagttacgcatgaactgctactaaatgatctacggtccattggcgttgaagatcaagccttcgaatacctaaaagactacttatttggtaaaaattactgtgtactaattggaaactcttattcttcATATGAACCCTTTAAAAGAGGGgttccccaggggagtgtacttggccgaatcttattctgcatctatactattggtctatcgaaaatgctacaaaggcatggcgtgaagtttaaactatttgcagatgacacacaattttacttctccataaatgatatagatgacactactgaaactctatacTGAATCCTTGAtggtgttagggaatggatgacatttaaataactaaaattaaatgagaacaaaactgaattcatggtggtgggtaagagaaactgcgtgagaaacttgggtgatattcaaatgagcaTAAATAATGATtcagtgctgatatctagtaaagttcgagatctaggtgtatttcttgactgtaacttttttcttcccaaataaataatgtaataaaaactgctggttatcaactaagaaatattgcgtttatgaaaaagtaactggagaaaaatcctgtaaagaaacttgtgataaactgtattattgCTAGGATTGACTTCTGCAACTCTATCTatcacaatttaccaaaagtgcaacttaggaaattacaaaatatagtaaacagaggagcaagactgataaagggtgtcccacctagagaaaggatcacccctatactaattgatttacactagctgccgataaaagcgagaatttaattaaaaatatgtacaataacccaccaagtcatCAGAACCGGTCGTCGAAAATACTTAAGACAATTGCTACATATAgcccagccaacaaatcgtgtcaacgcgagaacagttacagatggcttcaaactgttggaacctagatatacgagtatgtctactgtaggccccagagcctttaaatatgtggccccgagacaatatgataagctcccacaaaacattcgaatgattgaagacattaaggatttgaagaggaaactgaagactttcctatttAAACAGTCGTACAACTGTGACGATTTTGCAGTACATGAACAATACGCGATGTGAAACGTTAaatgctctgaacgaacaaggtaaaacgacagtggaggttctgtagaaagtggggttcccctggtgtatgggaccggaaaagcagctatcaaagtaaataaaattaaagtaaaggaacggtgaccatcttgaaaagagccctcggatacaaggctagGGGAGCATAGAGAGACTACCGTAGACCCTGGGTTGGGGTCCATTGCATCACTAATATAAAGTAAAAccaattaaagtacagtattaaGACAATAAGGAGTACCTCAAGGGACTGTAGCCTACTGGGCTCaatattattctgtatctatactcttggtctgtcaaaaatactacaaaggcatgcaGTGATGTTCAAACTATTTATAGATGAtagacaattttacttctccataaatgatatagacgacactgcGGAAACTTTAAAACGAATTCTTGCtattgttagggaatggatgacaatcaaacaactaaaattaagtgaaaataaaactgagtttatggtggttggaaagagaaactGCGTaagaaactttaaataatactCATAAATAACAactgtcccgatatctagtaaagctcGTCATCTAggtgtatctcttgactgtaacttgtctttcaatgcccaattttataagacaataaaaacggctggttatcatcttagaaacattgcttttataaagaagtacctagatgaacattctgtaaagaaacaggtgattaattgtgttattaccaggaatgACTATTGTAACTACATCTACTATAAttcaccaaaagtgcaacttaagaaatttcaaaacataataaatagagaagAAAGACTAATAATGGTTGCTTTCTCCCCCCCACCCCCGAGAAAGGATTATACCTAtactaatcacaaacacacacttataaatataaatatatatatatatatatatatatatatatatatatatatatatatatatatatatatacacacatctatctatctatctatctatctatctatctatatatatatgtatatatatatatatatatatatatatatatatatgtatatgtatatgtatatgtatatgtgtatatatatatatatatatatatatatatatatatatatatatatatatatatatatatatatatatatatatatatatacagtatatattaatgtatggatcCCGGGTCAGAGCACCCACaagatatattatacgattatgactcccgaagtctgggtattgacaaaatatactatactatggctcgtgactgggaaccaaacatataatatgatatatactacgactggcaagataTCTAACCTCTCGaatttccaaattaccttgtttgcttttacattaaaactgttaaactttaaaacattaatatccgaattctgagaccattaaataactcccagacagcaatatataaaacactgaatatccaaaggtttcttaagcaca encodes:
- the LOC137621716 gene encoding protein FAM200B-like, with the translated sequence MMDVLNVAINVVNFIKAGALNSRLFKLLCKDMESEQGALPFHTKVRWLLKGKMLRRLYELREKVAIFLDFQSEGFQITLAYLVDIFEALNPANLKLQVKSINIIRHHDTIGAFMAKLYLWKCRVQQGNAASFRNLDSTLADSNLDSELKQQIITHLSDLKAEFIRYFIRNPL